In Paraburkholderia caballeronis, the following proteins share a genomic window:
- a CDS encoding TetR/AcrR family transcriptional regulator, with protein MTATGEVTLGRIVEAGRQLIMRRGYSGFSYADVADAIDIRKASIHHHFPAKADLVIAVVRQSRDTFDADMASLQAGGADPLAQLRAYVGYWERCIADDSAPFCVAGMLGAELPALPDEVAQEVRAHFENLAAWLEQVLEAGVKSRLFRLGGSVQAEAATLVSVVYGAMLAARAYGNATLFKDVTDAAVERIVNPRRKAKSA; from the coding sequence ATGACAGCAACCGGCGAAGTGACGTTAGGCAGGATCGTCGAGGCGGGGCGGCAGTTGATCATGCGGCGCGGCTACAGCGGCTTCAGCTACGCCGACGTCGCCGACGCGATCGACATCCGCAAGGCGAGCATTCACCACCACTTTCCGGCGAAGGCGGATCTGGTGATCGCGGTAGTCAGGCAGTCGCGCGACACGTTCGACGCCGACATGGCGTCGCTACAGGCGGGCGGCGCCGATCCGCTCGCGCAGTTGCGCGCGTACGTCGGCTACTGGGAGCGTTGCATCGCGGACGACAGCGCGCCGTTCTGCGTGGCCGGGATGCTCGGCGCGGAATTGCCGGCGCTGCCCGATGAAGTCGCGCAGGAGGTGAGGGCGCATTTCGAGAACCTGGCCGCGTGGCTCGAACAGGTGCTCGAAGCGGGTGTGAAGAGCCGGCTGTTCAGGCTCGGCGGATCGGTGCAGGCGGAGGCAGCGACGCTGGTGTCGGTGGTGTACGGCGCGATGCTGGCCGCGCGCGCGTATGGCAACGCTACGCTCTTCAAGGACGTGACCGATGCCGCTGTCGAAAGGATCGTCAATCCGCGCAGGAAAGCGAAGTCCGCGTGA
- a CDS encoding TRAP transporter small permease, protein MSFMKRPNDVVSGVLTVVAAICLVVLCAMVLYGVVMRYVFDDAPDFVEPVALLMVIVIAFFGAALKVRDGGHIGLDSLVTKLPPRARLAAVAFQHLCLIAFAVAMFFGCQEMASTTSDDPIPIIGLPEATRYYIPMAASVCIVLFSFEHLLNMFARQRT, encoded by the coding sequence ATGAGTTTCATGAAGCGCCCGAACGATGTCGTTTCCGGCGTGCTGACGGTCGTGGCGGCGATCTGCCTCGTCGTGCTGTGCGCGATGGTGCTGTACGGCGTCGTGATGCGCTACGTGTTCGACGATGCGCCCGATTTCGTCGAGCCGGTCGCGCTGCTGATGGTGATCGTGATCGCGTTCTTCGGCGCCGCGCTGAAGGTGCGCGACGGCGGCCACATCGGCCTCGACTCGCTGGTCACGAAACTGCCGCCGCGCGCGCGTCTCGCGGCCGTCGCGTTCCAGCATCTGTGCCTGATCGCGTTCGCGGTGGCGATGTTCTTCGGCTGCCAGGAGATGGCGTCGACGACCAGCGACGACCCGATCCCGATCATCGGTCTGCCCGAGGCCACCCGCTACTACATTCCGATGGCGGCGAGCGTGTGCATCGTGCTTTTCTCTTTCGAACATCTGCTGAACATGTTCGCGCGCCAGCGGACCTGA
- a CDS encoding NAD-dependent epimerase/dehydratase family protein, which translates to MTKVALSGAGGQLGRVLRPALLARGFDLRSAAGSKPLEPIVPGEDVMHGDLRDPEVVDRLMRGIDVLIHMAGTSVERPLPEIIENNLRGLVAVYEGARRHRVRRIVFASSNHAIGMYPVEQKLDLDCAFRPDGFYGLSKAWGESLARMYWDKHGIESVCIRIGSCVEKPTEFRHLGTWLGHDDLLQLIEQSINVPDIGFQVVWGVSNNTRSYWDNSGAERLGYAPRQNAEDYATDIVGKPNPLDETAQRYQGGGFASIDFTPADQRVGSR; encoded by the coding sequence GTGACCAAAGTTGCTTTGAGCGGCGCAGGCGGCCAGTTGGGCCGCGTGCTGCGTCCCGCGCTGCTTGCGCGCGGCTTCGACCTGCGCTCCGCCGCCGGCTCGAAACCGCTCGAACCGATCGTGCCGGGCGAGGACGTGATGCACGGCGATCTGCGCGACCCGGAAGTCGTCGACCGGTTGATGCGGGGCATCGACGTGCTGATCCACATGGCCGGCACGAGCGTCGAGCGGCCGCTGCCGGAGATCATCGAGAACAACCTGCGCGGACTCGTTGCGGTGTACGAAGGGGCGCGCCGCCATCGCGTGCGGCGCATCGTGTTCGCGAGTTCGAACCACGCGATCGGCATGTATCCGGTCGAACAGAAGCTCGACCTCGACTGCGCGTTCCGGCCCGACGGGTTCTACGGGCTCAGCAAGGCGTGGGGCGAATCGCTCGCGCGGATGTACTGGGACAAGCACGGGATCGAGAGCGTGTGCATCCGGATCGGCAGTTGCGTCGAGAAGCCGACCGAGTTCCGCCATCTGGGCACGTGGCTCGGCCATGACGATCTGCTGCAATTGATCGAACAGTCGATCAACGTGCCGGACATCGGCTTTCAGGTCGTGTGGGGGGTGTCGAACAACACGCGAAGCTATTGGGACAACAGCGGCGCGGAACGGCTAGGCTATGCGCCGCGCCAGAACGCGGAAGACTACGCAACCGATATCGTCGGCAAGCCGAATCCGCTCGACGAAACCGCGCAGCGTTACCAGGGCGGCGGGTTCGCGAGCATCGACTTCACGCCGGCGGATCAGCGGGTCGGCTCGCGGTAA
- a CDS encoding TRAP transporter large permease — MELAILTISFLVFLVLGVPVSFALGLSCVLTYLYEGLPVATAMQSMVSGINAFSFLAVPFFIFSGELMLHGGIADRILRFAQALVGHFRGGLGMANVVACTLFGGVSGSPTADTSAMGGVVIPLMKREGYSAAYAVNVTTHSSLAGALMPTSTNMIIYALAAQGITGMVAGNAVNGVSIGDLLFSGLIPVLWVMGFVLLTAYWQAVRYSFPRRPDGSTELPRFPGWATVGRTFFGALPGLFVILIILGCVAKGIATATEAAAIAVGYSLVLTVFVYRSMTRDKLFKSLARAARTTGVVLLLIGVSNMLRFQMAYLEIPDAIERALEHATTIPWLMLLYVNMIQVFLGTFVDMAAHILITTPLFLPMAMHFGVGPVQFGIMILLNCSLGLVHPPIGSVQFIGCAIGEVSIGETTRIAWPYYLAIFSAINIVTYFPSFSTWLPSLINGHPVF; from the coding sequence ATGGAACTCGCCATTCTCACGATAAGTTTTCTCGTTTTCCTCGTGCTCGGGGTGCCGGTGTCGTTCGCGCTCGGGCTGTCGTGCGTGCTGACCTACCTGTACGAAGGGCTGCCGGTCGCGACCGCGATGCAGTCGATGGTGTCGGGCATCAACGCGTTTTCGTTCCTCGCGGTGCCGTTCTTCATCTTCTCGGGCGAGCTGATGCTGCACGGCGGCATCGCGGACCGCATCCTGCGCTTCGCGCAGGCGCTCGTCGGCCATTTCCGCGGCGGTCTCGGCATGGCGAACGTGGTCGCGTGCACGCTGTTCGGCGGCGTGTCCGGCTCGCCGACCGCGGACACGTCCGCGATGGGCGGCGTCGTGATCCCGCTGATGAAGCGCGAGGGTTACAGCGCCGCGTACGCGGTCAACGTGACGACGCACTCGTCGCTCGCCGGCGCGCTGATGCCGACCTCGACCAACATGATCATCTACGCGCTCGCCGCGCAGGGCATCACCGGGATGGTGGCCGGCAACGCGGTGAACGGCGTGTCGATCGGCGACCTGCTGTTCTCCGGGCTGATTCCGGTGCTATGGGTGATGGGCTTCGTGCTGCTGACCGCGTACTGGCAGGCGGTGCGCTACAGCTTCCCGCGCCGGCCGGACGGCTCGACCGAACTGCCGCGCTTTCCCGGCTGGGCGACGGTCGGCAGGACGTTCTTCGGCGCGCTGCCCGGTTTGTTCGTGATTCTGATCATTCTCGGCTGTGTCGCGAAGGGGATCGCGACGGCGACCGAGGCGGCGGCGATCGCGGTCGGTTATTCGCTGGTGCTGACGGTGTTCGTCTATCGCAGCATGACGCGCGACAAGCTGTTCAAGTCGCTCGCGCGCGCGGCGCGCACGACCGGCGTCGTGCTGCTGCTGATCGGCGTGTCGAACATGCTGCGCTTCCAGATGGCGTACCTGGAGATTCCGGACGCGATCGAGCGCGCGCTCGAACACGCGACCACGATCCCGTGGCTGATGCTGCTGTACGTCAACATGATCCAGGTGTTCCTCGGCACGTTCGTCGACATGGCCGCGCACATCCTGATCACGACGCCGCTGTTCCTGCCGATGGCGATGCACTTCGGCGTCGGGCCGGTGCAGTTCGGCATCATGATCCTGCTGAACTGCTCGCTCGGCCTCGTGCATCCGCCGATCGGCTCGGTGCAGTTCATCGGCTGCGCGATCGGCGAGGTGTCGATCGGCGAGACGACGCGGATCGCGTGGCCGTATTACCTCGCGATCTTCAGCGCGATCAACATCGTCACGTATTTCCCGTCGTTCTCGACGTGGCTGCCGAGCCTCATCAACGGGCATCCGGTGTTCTGA
- a CDS encoding MFS transporter, whose product MEQGRIAAGARGRWYDGLTPMHWRVLRASFLGWIFDGYEALVLVVVLAPMLHSVLSATQAASTPIYAGLVIGITLLGWGIGGLVGGILADYVGRKRMMLWSVFLYAVFSGFTAFSTDVWMLCALRFVTGLAMGSEWSTGIALVSETWPEQARAKGAGFLQSGFGWGTLTAAVIWYGLSSVHPFGADTWRLMFVLGAVPALFVLYIRRGVNESEKWQRAVREKRWNATNAEPAAASAAPASGRRPFTLAQLFVEREAARRTLILVVLSIVTTVGWWAISSWLPTFTVALAKAEGLADPVAWGSRVSIVYTVGAIVAYMIAGFVIDAIGRKTFLSLTFVGSLAATFVTYRLTTSVETMMIVAPINGFFTLGCAYVWMAIYPCELFTSTVRSTAISFVFNAARLIAWVFPILAGTMIKSFGGVPQAAMALGSVYVLGIVLPWFLPETRGHGMPD is encoded by the coding sequence ATGGAACAAGGACGGATCGCAGCCGGCGCGCGGGGCCGCTGGTACGACGGGCTCACGCCGATGCACTGGCGCGTGCTGCGCGCGAGTTTTCTCGGCTGGATCTTCGACGGTTACGAGGCGCTCGTGCTCGTGGTCGTGCTCGCGCCGATGCTGCACTCGGTGCTGTCCGCGACGCAGGCGGCATCGACGCCGATCTATGCGGGCCTCGTGATCGGCATCACGCTGCTCGGCTGGGGCATCGGCGGGCTGGTCGGCGGCATTCTCGCGGACTACGTCGGGCGCAAGCGGATGATGCTGTGGTCCGTGTTCCTGTACGCGGTGTTCTCCGGCTTCACCGCGTTCTCGACCGATGTCTGGATGCTGTGCGCGCTGCGCTTCGTGACGGGTCTCGCGATGGGCAGCGAATGGAGCACCGGCATCGCGCTCGTGTCCGAGACGTGGCCCGAACAGGCGCGCGCGAAAGGCGCGGGTTTCCTGCAATCGGGTTTCGGCTGGGGCACGCTGACGGCCGCGGTGATCTGGTACGGGCTGTCGTCCGTGCATCCGTTCGGCGCGGATACGTGGCGGCTGATGTTCGTGCTCGGCGCGGTGCCCGCGCTGTTCGTGCTGTACATCCGGCGCGGCGTCAACGAATCGGAGAAATGGCAGCGCGCGGTGCGCGAGAAACGCTGGAACGCGACGAACGCCGAACCCGCCGCAGCGTCGGCCGCGCCCGCATCCGGCCGACGCCCGTTCACGCTCGCGCAACTGTTCGTCGAGCGCGAGGCCGCGCGCCGCACGCTGATCCTCGTCGTGCTGTCGATCGTCACGACGGTCGGCTGGTGGGCGATCTCAAGCTGGCTGCCGACGTTCACGGTCGCGCTCGCGAAGGCCGAAGGGCTCGCGGACCCGGTCGCGTGGGGCTCGCGCGTGTCGATCGTCTATACGGTCGGCGCGATCGTCGCGTACATGATCGCGGGTTTCGTGATCGACGCGATCGGCCGCAAGACGTTCCTGTCGCTGACGTTCGTCGGCTCGCTCGCGGCGACGTTCGTCACCTACCGCCTGACGACGAGCGTCGAAACGATGATGATCGTCGCGCCGATCAACGGTTTCTTCACGCTCGGCTGCGCGTACGTGTGGATGGCGATCTATCCGTGCGAACTGTTCACGAGCACCGTGCGTTCGACGGCGATCAGCTTCGTGTTCAACGCGGCCCGGCTGATCGCGTGGGTGTTCCCGATCCTCGCGGGCACGATGATCAAGTCGTTCGGCGGCGTGCCGCAGGCTGCGATGGCGCTCGGTTCGGTGTACGTGCTTGGGATCGTGCTGCCGTGGTTCCTGCCGGAAACGCGCGGCCATGGAATGCCGGACTGA
- a CDS encoding alpha/beta hydrolase, with translation MKSPLTRLAAAFAFAFASLGAHAATATTPTPAAAPVKNVVLVHGFFADGSGWQAVSKILTRDGYKVSVVQEPETSFDDDVKATRRVIDAQDGPSILVGHSYGGAVVTEAGNDAKVAGLVYVAAFQPDTGESPLDLTKKMPPATKAIKATADGYLYFDPAQFRADFAADVPAAEAQFMAASQVMPAAQSFGVPITQAAWRTKPSWAVVATADRAINPDLERFMTKRAGSTTVEIPSSHAAYISHPVEVAKLIEQAARHAGAQ, from the coding sequence ATGAAATCGCCTCTTACCCGCCTCGCCGCCGCTTTTGCGTTCGCCTTCGCCTCGCTCGGCGCTCACGCCGCCACGGCAACCACGCCAACCCCGGCGGCCGCGCCGGTCAAGAACGTCGTCCTCGTGCACGGCTTCTTCGCGGACGGCTCGGGCTGGCAAGCCGTGTCGAAAATCCTCACGCGCGACGGCTACAAGGTGTCCGTCGTTCAGGAGCCTGAAACGTCGTTCGACGACGACGTGAAGGCGACCAGGCGCGTGATCGACGCGCAGGACGGCCCGAGCATCCTCGTCGGCCACAGCTACGGCGGCGCGGTCGTGACCGAGGCGGGCAACGACGCGAAGGTGGCCGGCCTCGTGTATGTCGCGGCATTCCAGCCGGACACCGGCGAAAGCCCGCTGGACCTGACGAAGAAGATGCCGCCCGCGACGAAGGCGATCAAGGCGACCGCCGACGGCTACCTGTATTTCGATCCGGCCCAGTTCCGCGCGGACTTCGCGGCGGATGTCCCCGCGGCCGAAGCGCAGTTCATGGCGGCCTCGCAGGTGATGCCGGCGGCCCAGTCGTTCGGCGTGCCGATCACGCAGGCCGCGTGGAGGACAAAACCCAGCTGGGCGGTCGTCGCGACGGCGGACCGCGCAATCAATCCCGATCTCGAACGCTTCATGACGAAGCGCGCCGGCAGCACGACCGTCGAAATCCCGTCGAGCCACGCGGCGTATATCTCGCATCCGGTCGAAGTCGCGAAGCTGATCGAACAGGCAGCCCGGCATGCAGGCGCGCAATGA
- a CDS encoding SMP-30/gluconolactonase/LRE family protein, with protein sequence MNGVGSMRAERVAAAGDAPAEVGECPVWRAAEGALYWVDIVANRLNRLHLDSGRRTAWRLPERIACFAFDRDGALLAGMESGLFAVDLRAAPHGGEVAARRIAAPAFPLADMRFNDGRCDRQGRFWAGTMVQDTAAAQAVGSLFRYDAKGGLSLPVVDGLIVQNGLSWSPDGRTMYLSDSHASRRLVWVYDYDVDAGWPRNRRLFADLHAHVGRPDGAAVDADGGYWICANDAGRVLRFAPDGRLDRQIELPAAKPAMCAFGGRDLDTLFITTIRPAANATEHDGHLFAARPGVCGLPEPEFAGALDGLGR encoded by the coding sequence ATGAACGGTGTGGGTTCGATGCGCGCGGAGCGCGTCGCGGCGGCAGGCGACGCGCCGGCCGAAGTCGGCGAATGCCCGGTGTGGCGCGCGGCGGAAGGCGCGCTGTATTGGGTCGACATCGTCGCGAACAGGTTGAACCGGCTGCATCTCGACAGCGGCCGGCGCACCGCGTGGCGGCTGCCGGAACGCATCGCGTGTTTCGCGTTCGATCGCGACGGCGCGCTGCTGGCCGGCATGGAGAGCGGCCTGTTCGCGGTGGACCTGCGCGCCGCGCCGCACGGCGGCGAGGTGGCCGCGCGCCGCATCGCGGCGCCTGCGTTTCCGCTCGCGGACATGCGCTTCAACGACGGCCGCTGCGACCGCCAGGGCCGCTTCTGGGCCGGCACGATGGTGCAGGACACGGCCGCCGCGCAGGCGGTCGGCTCGCTGTTTCGCTACGACGCGAAGGGCGGACTGTCGCTGCCGGTCGTCGATGGGCTGATCGTGCAGAACGGGCTGTCGTGGTCGCCCGACGGCCGGACGATGTATCTGTCCGATTCGCATGCGAGCCGGCGGCTGGTGTGGGTCTACGACTACGACGTCGATGCGGGCTGGCCGCGCAACCGGCGTCTGTTCGCGGATCTGCACGCGCACGTCGGCCGTCCCGACGGCGCGGCCGTCGATGCGGACGGCGGCTACTGGATCTGCGCGAACGACGCGGGCCGCGTGCTGCGTTTCGCGCCGGATGGCCGGCTCGACCGGCAGATCGAATTGCCGGCCGCGAAGCCGGCGATGTGCGCGTTCGGCGGTCGCGATCTGGACACGCTGTTCATCACGACGATCCGGCCGGCCGCGAACGCGACGGAGCACGACGGACATCTGTTCGCGGCGAGGCCCGGCGTATGCGGGCTGCCGGAGCCGGAATTCGCGGGCGCGCTGGACGGCCTCGGACGATGA
- a CDS encoding TRAP transporter substrate-binding protein, translated as MMVAASALALGAGGAQARVFRAANVHADTFPTVQALKYMGDEVAKETGGKDTMKVFGNSALGSEGDTISQVRVGALDMVWANGSLFNEIVPESVIPSLPFLFRDIDHFRKVMYGPEGQKILDAFSAKGMVALAFYESGARSIYAKKAIHSPADLKGLKVRVQPSDLMVDEIKAMGGTPTPMPYAEVYTGLKTGLVDSAENNVSSYAETKHYEVAPVFSETQHVMIPEVLVFSKKIWDTLTPQEQATVKKAATDSVPYYVKLWTAQEDNAMKTVVKGGATVVPASQIDRAAFVKAMQPVWAKYESTPQMKQLVDEIQAVH; from the coding sequence ATGATGGTTGCCGCGTCGGCGCTCGCGCTCGGCGCGGGCGGCGCGCAGGCCCGCGTGTTCCGCGCGGCCAACGTGCACGCCGACACGTTTCCGACCGTGCAGGCCCTCAAGTACATGGGCGACGAAGTGGCGAAGGAGACCGGCGGCAAGGACACGATGAAAGTCTTCGGCAACAGCGCGCTCGGCTCCGAAGGCGACACCATCTCGCAGGTGCGCGTCGGCGCGCTCGACATGGTGTGGGCCAACGGCTCGCTCTTCAACGAGATCGTGCCGGAATCGGTGATCCCGTCGCTGCCGTTCCTGTTTCGCGACATCGATCATTTCCGCAAGGTGATGTACGGCCCCGAAGGCCAGAAGATCCTCGACGCGTTCTCCGCGAAGGGGATGGTCGCGCTCGCGTTCTACGAGAGCGGCGCGCGCTCGATCTACGCGAAGAAGGCGATCCACTCGCCGGCCGACCTGAAGGGGCTGAAGGTGCGCGTGCAGCCGTCCGACCTGATGGTGGACGAGATCAAGGCGATGGGCGGCACGCCGACGCCGATGCCGTATGCCGAGGTCTACACGGGACTCAAGACCGGGCTCGTCGATTCGGCGGAGAACAACGTGTCGTCGTATGCGGAGACGAAGCACTACGAAGTGGCGCCGGTCTTTTCGGAAACGCAGCACGTGATGATTCCGGAAGTGCTGGTGTTCTCGAAGAAGATCTGGGACACGCTGACGCCGCAGGAACAGGCGACGGTCAAGAAGGCGGCGACCGACTCGGTGCCGTATTACGTGAAGCTGTGGACCGCCCAGGAAGACAACGCGATGAAGACCGTCGTGAAGGGCGGCGCAACCGTCGTGCCGGCGTCGCAGATCGACCGCGCCGCGTTCGTGAAGGCGATGCAGCCGGTGTGGGCGAAGTACGAGTCGACGCCGCAGATGAAGCAGCTCGTCGACGAGATCCAGGCGGTCCACTGA
- a CDS encoding FadR/GntR family transcriptional regulator, with amino-acid sequence MPARIYSDILNRIIEGEYKEGARLPTEHALAEQFATSRPTVREALAQLRADGIIATRHGSGTTVIRRPDPDVRRFAPLETLSDIRRCYEYRVVVESGAAALAAQKADDADIAAIRDEWENLERIVETAGIGAKDDFAFHLAVTRASKNQFFVSALSSIHEQMVFSMNLSRNLSLVKSVERQRLVQREHLEVLDAIQQRDPERAARAMREHLERAIERMFGS; translated from the coding sequence ATGCCGGCGCGGATTTACAGCGATATTCTGAACCGCATCATCGAAGGCGAATACAAGGAAGGGGCGCGCCTGCCGACCGAGCACGCGCTCGCGGAACAGTTCGCGACGTCGCGGCCGACCGTGCGCGAGGCGCTCGCGCAACTGCGCGCGGACGGCATCATCGCGACGCGCCACGGCTCCGGCACCACGGTGATCCGCCGTCCCGACCCGGACGTGCGCCGCTTCGCGCCGCTGGAGACGCTGTCCGACATCCGGCGCTGCTACGAATACCGCGTGGTCGTCGAGTCGGGGGCGGCGGCGCTCGCCGCGCAGAAGGCGGACGACGCCGACATTGCCGCGATCCGCGACGAGTGGGAGAACCTGGAGCGGATCGTCGAGACGGCGGGCATCGGCGCGAAGGACGATTTCGCGTTCCACCTCGCGGTGACGCGCGCGTCGAAGAACCAGTTCTTCGTGTCCGCGCTGTCGTCGATCCACGAGCAGATGGTGTTCAGCATGAACCTGTCGCGCAACCTGTCGCTCGTGAAGTCGGTCGAGCGCCAGCGGCTCGTGCAGCGCGAGCATCTCGAAGTGCTCGACGCGATCCAGCAGCGCGACCCCGAGCGCGCGGCGCGCGCGATGCGCGAGCACCTCGAACGCGCGATCGAGCGGATGTTCGGTTCCTGA